A single Vibrio sp. YMD68 DNA region contains:
- a CDS encoding cell division protein ZapC has protein sequence MLKPSDKWTWYYDDKESTLMLDLGDDIVFKTNLPRKLLVDCAVGINEFSVDDASAFQTFKEQISLLPLSEPRQAELALYCVAAKRFHKPVQPKSWFFDSQRGECFPKEGDLVRLTNQFSDRCFITLEVGESASLVALIDIEPFELSSTKQLVFGQAIKVMHDRMLLANDLFQNQPIALVS, from the coding sequence ATGCTTAAACCCAGCGACAAATGGACTTGGTACTACGATGATAAGGAAAGCACACTGATGCTGGACCTTGGTGATGATATCGTATTCAAAACCAATCTACCTAGAAAATTATTAGTCGACTGCGCCGTTGGAATCAATGAATTCTCCGTTGACGATGCTTCAGCATTTCAAACGTTCAAAGAGCAAATCTCTTTACTCCCATTAAGTGAACCGCGCCAGGCTGAACTCGCACTGTATTGCGTGGCCGCAAAGCGTTTCCATAAGCCTGTACAGCCTAAAAGTTGGTTCTTTGATAGTCAGCGTGGTGAATGCTTTCCAAAAGAAGGCGACCTAGTGCGCTTAACCAATCAATTCAGTGACCGCTGCTTTATTACGTTGGAAGTAGGAGAGTCTGCCAGTTTGGTTGCGTTAATTGATATTGAACCTTTTGAGCTTTCTTCGACTAAACAACTGGTATTTGGTCAGGCGATTAAGGTCATGCACGATAGAATGTTACTGGCTAACGACCTGTTCCAAAACCAGCCCATTGCGCTCGTTAGCTAA